A region from the Enterobacter roggenkampii genome encodes:
- the pdhR gene encoding pyruvate dehydrogenase complex transcriptional repressor PdhR encodes MAYSKIRQPKLSDVIEQQLEFLILEGTLRPGEKLPPERELAKQFDVSRPSLREAIQRLEAKGLLLRRQGGGTFVQNSLWQSFSDPLVELLSDHPESQFDLLETRHALEGIAAYYAALRSTDEDRVRIRELHQAIERAQQSGDLDAESSAVVQYQIAVTEAAHNVVLLHLLRCMEPMLAQNVRQNFELLYARRDMLPLVSNHRTRVFEAIMAGEPEQAREASHRHLAFIEEILLDRSREQSRRERSLRRIQQRKD; translated from the coding sequence ATGGCCTACAGCAAAATTCGCCAACCAAAACTATCTGATGTGATTGAGCAGCAGCTGGAGTTTTTAATCCTCGAAGGGACTCTGCGCCCGGGTGAGAAACTTCCGCCAGAACGCGAACTGGCAAAACAGTTCGACGTTTCACGTCCCTCTCTGCGTGAGGCGATTCAACGTCTCGAAGCAAAGGGCTTGCTGCTTCGTCGCCAGGGCGGCGGAACCTTTGTGCAAAACAGCCTGTGGCAGAGCTTCAGCGATCCGCTGGTAGAACTTCTCTCTGACCACCCAGAATCCCAGTTTGACCTGCTTGAGACCCGTCACGCGCTGGAAGGTATTGCGGCCTATTACGCCGCCCTTCGCAGCACTGATGAAGATCGCGTGCGTATCCGCGAGCTGCATCAGGCCATTGAACGGGCACAGCAGTCCGGCGATTTAGACGCCGAGTCCAGCGCCGTCGTCCAGTATCAAATTGCCGTCACCGAAGCGGCCCACAACGTGGTGCTCCTCCATCTGCTACGCTGCATGGAGCCGATGCTGGCCCAGAACGTTCGTCAAAATTTTGAATTGTTGTATGCCCGTCGGGACATGCTCCCACTGGTAAGCAACCATCGCACCCGAGTATTCGAGGCGATAATGGCCGGGGAACCGGAGCAGGCGCGCGAAGCGTCGCACCGCCATCTGGCTTTCATTGAGGAAATCTTGCTGGACCGCAGCCGTGAACAATCGCGTCGCGAACGTTCATTACGCCGCATACAGCAACGAAAGGATTAA